A single genomic interval of Acidovorax sp. 1608163 harbors:
- a CDS encoding alpha/beta hydrolase has protein sequence MRRTPLFIALAAAVAITAGCATLDAKQREWIFQPSDRSWGGAQSTEDMQDVWIEFQSATTGRAERLHSLWMPQPRAGAPVLLYLHGARWNVAGSSGRIRRMHELGFSVLAIDYRGFGKSSAGLPSEVTAAEDARAAWQWLAQQHPDAPRYIFGHSLGGAIAIELARSVDDERGTLVEGTFTSIADVVSTFRWGWLPVSPLITQRFESVRKVADIGSPLLVVHGSEDTLIQPALGRKLFEAAQEPKQFILVEGGSHHNTNAVGQGQYRQALASLFQIKAP, from the coding sequence ATGAGACGCACGCCCCTCTTCATCGCCCTTGCCGCCGCCGTGGCCATCACCGCTGGTTGCGCCACGCTGGACGCCAAGCAGCGCGAATGGATCTTCCAGCCCAGCGACCGCAGCTGGGGCGGCGCCCAGTCCACCGAAGACATGCAGGACGTGTGGATCGAATTCCAGTCGGCCACCACTGGCCGGGCCGAGCGCCTGCACAGCCTGTGGATGCCGCAGCCGCGCGCCGGCGCCCCCGTGCTGCTGTACCTGCACGGTGCACGCTGGAACGTGGCGGGCTCGTCCGGCCGCATCCGGCGCATGCACGAGCTGGGCTTTTCGGTGCTGGCGATTGACTACCGGGGCTTTGGCAAAAGCAGCGCAGGTCTGCCCTCTGAGGTGACCGCCGCCGAAGACGCCCGCGCCGCTTGGCAGTGGCTGGCGCAACAGCACCCCGATGCGCCCCGCTACATCTTCGGCCACTCGCTGGGCGGCGCCATCGCCATCGAGCTGGCCCGCAGTGTGGACGACGAACGGGGCACCCTGGTGGAGGGCACCTTCACCAGCATCGCCGATGTGGTGAGCACCTTCCGTTGGGGCTGGCTGCCGGTGTCGCCCCTCATCACCCAGCGCTTTGAATCGGTGCGCAAGGTGGCAGACATTGGCTCGCCCCTGCTGGTGGTGCACGGCAGCGAGGACACCCTCATCCAGCCCGCCCTGGGCCGCAAGCTGTTTGAAGCCGCCCAGGAGCCCAAACAGTTCATCCTGGTCGAAGGCGGCTCGCACCACAACACCAACGCCGTGGGCCAGGGGCAATACCGGCAGGCGCTGGCCTCGCTGTTTCAGATCAAAGCCCCCTGA
- the miaA gene encoding tRNA (adenosine(37)-N6)-dimethylallyltransferase MiaA, with protein sequence MLPEHLPNIALAGPTASGKTAGALALAAVLGRRMPVEIISVDSALVYRGMDIGTAKPTAAERAAVPHHLIDIRDPLQAYSAAEFVQDATRLIAEIRARGALPLLVGGTMLYFKALIDGIDDMPAADPEVRAQLEAQAQAIGWPGMHAELAKVDPTTAARLAPGDSQRIQRALEVWHVSGQPLSSFHTTKKGAASASAASATALFSLEPDNRAWLHERIAQRFDAMLAAGFMDEVRALRARGDLHADLPSMRCVGYRQAWDELDYQARKGPDAPLNIAHFRERGIVATRQLAKRQVTWLRSMPERHAIACDHPTAVASLVQAVLQRLDQPQSTNPNPAAA encoded by the coding sequence ATGCTGCCTGAACACCTGCCCAACATTGCGCTGGCAGGCCCCACCGCCTCGGGCAAAACCGCTGGGGCACTGGCACTGGCAGCGGTGCTGGGGCGGCGCATGCCGGTCGAGATCATCAGCGTGGACTCGGCCCTGGTCTATCGGGGCATGGACATTGGCACCGCCAAGCCCACGGCGGCAGAGCGTGCCGCCGTGCCCCACCACCTCATCGACATCCGCGACCCGCTGCAGGCCTACAGCGCCGCCGAGTTTGTGCAAGACGCCACCCGCCTCATCGCCGAGATCCGCGCACGCGGTGCCCTGCCCCTGCTGGTGGGCGGCACCATGCTGTACTTCAAGGCGCTGATCGACGGCATTGACGACATGCCCGCCGCCGACCCCGAGGTGCGCGCCCAGCTCGAAGCCCAGGCCCAGGCCATTGGCTGGCCCGGCATGCACGCCGAGCTGGCCAAGGTAGACCCCACCACCGCCGCGCGCCTGGCGCCGGGCGACAGCCAGCGCATCCAGCGTGCGCTGGAGGTGTGGCATGTGTCGGGCCAGCCGCTGTCGAGCTTTCACACTACAAAAAAAGGAGCTGCCAGCGCAAGCGCAGCAAGCGCTACAGCCCTTTTTTCTTTAGAACCCGACAACCGTGCCTGGCTGCACGAGCGCATAGCCCAGCGGTTTGACGCCATGCTGGCCGCAGGCTTTATGGACGAGGTGCGCGCCCTGCGCGCACGCGGCGACCTGCATGCCGACCTGCCATCGATGCGCTGCGTGGGCTACCGCCAAGCGTGGGACGAGCTGGACTACCAGGCCCGCAAAGGCCCCGACGCGCCGCTGAACATCGCCCACTTCCGCGAGCGCGGCATCGTTGCCACGCGCCAGCTGGCCAAGCGCCAGGTGACCTGGCTGCGCAGCATGCCCGAGCGCCACGCCATCGCCTGCGACCACCCCACCGCCGTGGCCTCCCTGGTGCAGGCCGTGCTGCAGCGGCTTGACCAGCCCCAGTCCACCAACCCCAACCCCGCCGCCGCTTGA
- a CDS encoding Hsp20/alpha crystallin family protein, translating to MSSLIPRGGSLLDEFFKDVAPGFYVRPLHGDGLPSPAQIKVDVKESDGGYTVHAEVPGVAKEDIHVSLEGNVVSLRAEVRQHDAQKDGEKLLRSERYFGSVARSFALPADVDASQAKAKYDNGVLTLTLPKKQASNAQRLHIE from the coding sequence ATGAGTTCTCTGATTCCCCGTGGCGGCAGTTTGCTGGACGAGTTCTTCAAAGATGTGGCGCCGGGCTTTTACGTGCGCCCGCTGCACGGCGACGGCCTGCCCTCGCCTGCACAGATCAAAGTGGATGTGAAAGAGTCAGACGGCGGCTACACCGTGCACGCCGAGGTGCCCGGCGTGGCCAAGGAGGACATCCATGTCTCGCTCGAAGGCAACGTAGTGAGTCTGCGTGCCGAGGTGCGCCAGCACGATGCGCAAAAGGATGGCGAAAAGCTGCTGCGGTCTGAGCGTTACTTTGGCTCGGTGGCCCGCAGCTTTGCACTGCCTGCTGACGTGGACGCCAGCCAGGCCAAGGCCAAGTACGACAACGGGGTGTTGACGCTGACCCTGCCCAAGAAGCAGGCGAGCAACGCGCAGCGGCTGCATATTGAGTGA
- a CDS encoding ABC transporter ATP-binding protein, which translates to MMAHTASDTTPATLRVQHLGKHYGSTPVFSQVDFSVAPGEFVAIVGDSGVGKSTLLNCLAGLDQWDEGNITYTAQGGTHTRLADLDDTARALWRRAHVGFVFQAFHVLPHLDVAQNVALPLMLLGQADPARVQRMLDAVGLGTLGNRLPQQLSGGQLQRVAIARALVHRPGLLLADEPTGNLDPTTAALVMDLLLAQTREHGASLVLVTHSDAAAARADRVLRLTASGMVG; encoded by the coding sequence ATGATGGCCCACACCGCTAGCGACACCACCCCCGCCACCCTGCGCGTGCAACACCTGGGCAAGCACTACGGCAGCACGCCGGTGTTCTCGCAGGTGGACTTCAGCGTGGCGCCCGGTGAGTTTGTGGCCATCGTGGGCGATTCGGGCGTGGGCAAGTCCACCCTGCTCAACTGCCTGGCCGGGCTGGACCAATGGGACGAAGGCAACATCACCTACACCGCCCAGGGCGGCACCCACACCCGCCTGGCGGACCTGGACGACACCGCCCGCGCCCTGTGGCGGCGCGCCCATGTGGGCTTTGTGTTCCAGGCCTTCCACGTGCTGCCGCACCTGGACGTGGCGCAGAACGTGGCCCTGCCGCTGATGCTGCTGGGCCAAGCCGACCCCGCCCGCGTGCAGCGCATGCTCGATGCCGTGGGCCTGGGCACGCTGGGCAACCGCCTGCCGCAGCAATTGAGCGGCGGGCAACTGCAGCGCGTGGCCATTGCCCGCGCCCTGGTGCACCGCCCCGGCCTGCTGCTGGCCGACGAGCCCACGGGCAACCTCGACCCCACCACGGCGGCGTTGGTCATGGACCTGCTGCTGGCCCAGACCCGCGAGCACGGCGCATCGCTGGTGCTGGTCACGCACTCCGATGCCGCCGCAGCCCGGGCCGACCGGGTGCTGCGGCTGACGGCCAGCGGCATGGTGGGCTGA
- a CDS encoding FtsX-like permease family protein — protein MLALLRTFSWQDLRHHPWRSAAAVAAVMLGVALAFAVHVINASALDEFSQAVRAVNGQPDLEVRAMQGTLGEDLFAQIANHPDVARANPVLEATAMARPAAQAPGNAPIPLRLLGADALLLPAMAPALMPRPWEGAARDALFAPATVYLNPAALQALGVPPEGTQPRPTLQLQTGLQTLTVQVAGTVSAPGAPLAVMDIGAAQDLLGRVGHLTRIDLQLQPGTNRSAVMPALQALPGWPAQATLAEPGDAAQRVSNLSRAYRVNLTVLALVALFTGAFLVFSVLALSVAQRGPQFALLAVLGATPRQRLALVLAESALLGVVGSLAGLALGTALASAALQLLGGDLGGGYFAGVQPRLQWSLSAALLYGSLGVAAAVAGGWWPARAAQALPPAQTLKGMGSASGRAGRGWVGMVLIAASAGLAALPPVFGIPLAAYVAIGLLLVGGIALLPWGVAWLLHRLQPLAVRHPLTLLALERARRMRGTAAIAVGGVVASLSLAVALTVMVASFRGSVIQWLDAVLPSPLYVRSALQAAGGDAALLPPGFAEAVARLPGVDKVSPLRTSPLQLSAARPALTVLSRPLGTDPAQVLPLTGPALPVPAGHIGVYVSEAVVDLYGVRTGQAWPELSKAFVPVALDNQAQAATFFIAGVWRDYVRQTGAITLDSAAYQRLTGDTRISDLALWPAEGVDLAVLQANIRHLAQPSASPPVAPPGERADTSPQASSAAADGARPNGTSSDHPNGAASPSPSLIEFVSAQSIRERSLQIFDRSFAVTYWLQAVAIGIGLFGVAASFSAQVLARRKEFGLLAHLGLTRRQILAVVAGEGAAWTGIGAIAGVLLGLAVSVVLVHVVNPQSFHWTMEMNIPVPRLWALCAAVVVSGTVTAWLAGRAAAGRDAVMAVKEDW, from the coding sequence ATGCTCGCACTGCTTCGCACCTTCTCGTGGCAAGACCTTCGCCACCACCCCTGGCGCAGCGCCGCCGCCGTGGCTGCCGTCATGCTGGGCGTGGCGCTGGCGTTTGCCGTGCACGTCATCAACGCATCGGCGCTGGACGAGTTTTCGCAGGCCGTGCGCGCCGTCAACGGCCAGCCCGATCTGGAAGTGCGCGCCATGCAGGGCACGTTGGGCGAAGACCTGTTTGCCCAGATCGCCAACCACCCCGACGTGGCCCGCGCCAACCCCGTGCTGGAAGCCACAGCCATGGCCCGCCCTGCGGCACAGGCCCCAGGCAATGCCCCCATCCCCCTGCGCCTGCTGGGGGCCGATGCCCTGCTGCTGCCCGCCATGGCCCCGGCCCTCATGCCCCGGCCGTGGGAAGGCGCTGCGCGCGATGCCCTCTTTGCCCCCGCCACTGTCTACCTCAACCCCGCTGCGCTGCAGGCGCTGGGCGTGCCGCCCGAGGGCACCCAGCCCCGCCCCACCCTGCAACTGCAAACCGGCCTGCAAACCCTGACCGTGCAGGTGGCAGGCACCGTGAGTGCGCCGGGCGCCCCACTGGCGGTGATGGACATTGGCGCCGCGCAAGACCTGCTGGGCCGCGTGGGCCACCTCACCCGCATCGACCTGCAACTGCAGCCCGGCACCAACCGCAGCGCCGTCATGCCTGCGCTGCAAGCCCTGCCCGGCTGGCCCGCCCAGGCCACGCTGGCCGAGCCGGGCGATGCGGCGCAGCGGGTGAGCAACCTCTCGCGCGCGTACCGCGTCAACCTGACGGTGCTGGCGCTGGTGGCGCTGTTCACCGGGGCGTTTTTGGTGTTCTCAGTGCTGGCCCTCAGCGTGGCGCAGCGCGGGCCGCAGTTTGCGCTGCTGGCCGTGCTGGGAGCCACGCCGCGCCAGCGGCTGGCGCTGGTGCTGGCCGAATCGGCCCTGCTGGGCGTGGTGGGCAGCCTGGCCGGGCTGGCGCTGGGCACGGCCCTGGCCAGCGCGGCGTTGCAGTTGCTGGGCGGTGACCTGGGCGGTGGCTACTTTGCCGGGGTGCAGCCCCGCCTGCAATGGAGTTTGAGCGCCGCCCTGCTCTACGGCAGCCTGGGCGTGGCCGCTGCGGTGGCTGGCGGCTGGTGGCCCGCCCGCGCCGCGCAGGCCCTGCCCCCGGCCCAGACCCTGAAGGGCATGGGCAGTGCCAGCGGGCGCGCTGGGCGGGGTTGGGTTGGTATGGTTTTGATAGCTGCCAGCGCTGGTTTGGCGGCGCTTCCGCCCGTTTTTGGCATTCCACTGGCGGCCTATGTGGCGATTGGCCTGCTGCTGGTGGGCGGCATTGCGCTGCTGCCCTGGGGCGTGGCCTGGCTGCTGCATCGCCTGCAGCCGCTGGCCGTGCGCCACCCGCTCACCCTGCTGGCGCTGGAGCGCGCCCGCCGCATGCGTGGCACCGCCGCCATTGCCGTGGGCGGCGTGGTGGCCAGCCTGAGCCTGGCCGTAGCGCTGACGGTGATGGTGGCCAGTTTTCGCGGCTCGGTCATCCAGTGGCTGGACGCGGTGCTGCCCTCGCCGCTGTACGTGCGCTCGGCCCTACAAGCTGCGGGCGGCGACGCCGCCCTGCTGCCCCCCGGCTTTGCCGAAGCAGTGGCCCGCCTGCCGGGCGTGGACAAGGTATCGCCCCTGCGCACCAGCCCCCTGCAGCTGAGCGCCGCCCGCCCCGCCCTCACCGTGCTGAGCCGCCCGCTGGGCACAGACCCCGCCCAGGTGCTGCCCCTCACCGGCCCCGCCCTGCCCGTGCCCGCCGGGCACATCGGCGTGTATGTGAGCGAGGCGGTGGTGGACCTGTATGGCGTGCGCACCGGCCAGGCGTGGCCCGAGCTTTCAAAGGCTTTTGTACCTGTAGCGCTTGATAATCAAGCGCAAGCAGCTACGTTTTTTATAGCAGGCGTGTGGCGCGACTATGTGCGCCAGACCGGGGCCATCACCCTCGACAGCGCCGCCTACCAGCGCCTGACGGGCGACACCCGCATCAGCGACCTGGCCCTGTGGCCTGCCGAGGGGGTGGACTTGGCCGTGCTGCAGGCGAACATTCGCCACTTGGCCCAGCCATCGGCTTCGCCACCCGTTGCGCCCCCAGGGGAAAGGGCCGACACATCGCCCCAAGCCTCGTCCGCAGCAGCCGATGGAGCGCGGCCAAACGGCACAAGCAGCGACCACCCCAACGGCGCGGCCAGCCCATCCCCTAGCCTCATCGAATTTGTCTCCGCCCAATCCATCCGCGAACGCTCCCTGCAAATCTTCGACCGCAGCTTCGCCGTCACCTACTGGCTGCAGGCCGTGGCCATCGGCATCGGCCTCTTCGGCGTGGCCGCCAGCTTCAGCGCCCAGGTGCTGGCCCGCCGCAAAGAATTCGGCCTGCTCGCCCACCTGGGCCTCACCCGCCGCCAGATCCTGGCCGTGGTGGCAGGCGAAGGCGCGGCATGGACGGGCATTGGCGCCATCGCTGGCGTGCTGCTGGGCCTGGCCGTGTCCGTGGTGCTGGTGCACGTCGTCAACCCGCAAAGCTTTCACTGGACGATGGAGATGAACATCCCTGTGCCGCGCTTGTGGGCGCTGTGCGCGGCGGTGGTGGTGTCAGGGACGGTGACCGCGTGGCTGGCTGGGCGGGCGGCTGCGGGGAGGGATGCGGTGATGGCGGTGAAGGAGGATTGGTGA
- a CDS encoding multidrug effflux MFS transporter, whose translation MSAPSATAGAAPLTPATPPSPTPGLAILVLALLLSIQPVTTDLYLPALPALTRDLGAAVAAGQLTLSALLLAFGCSQLVWGPLSDRFGRRPVLLAGLGIYTAASVASALAPSMGMLIVWRVLQGAAMGAVVMCARAIVRDLYTPLTGARAMSKALTGLGVVACLCAPLGGMLAQWLGWRAALLALTAYAVGTLALVALRMPETVQHKNPQALQPATLLRTWRQVLGHPTFWAFSLLTSATYGGLFTFLAASSFVFIEVLQLTRTEYGWMLLSTSAAYFVGTFLCRYLLARLGLRRTVAVAGGMSLLGGCGMALVALAGWHQPVALLAPFYLFMLGHGIHQPCGQTGSVGPFPQAAGVASALNGFVMMIAAFATGGWIGAHLNGTIWPLIYGVLFWSVVLGATSWTLVQKFGEPRHAA comes from the coding sequence ATGTCTGCCCCTTCTGCCACCGCAGGCGCTGCGCCGCTCACGCCTGCCACACCGCCTTCGCCCACACCCGGCCTGGCCATTCTGGTGCTGGCCCTGCTGCTGAGCATCCAGCCCGTCACCACCGACCTGTACCTGCCCGCGCTGCCCGCCCTCACCCGCGACCTGGGGGCCGCTGTGGCCGCAGGCCAGCTCACGCTGAGCGCGCTGCTGCTGGCCTTTGGCTGCTCGCAACTGGTGTGGGGCCCACTGTCTGACCGCTTTGGCCGCCGCCCGGTGCTGCTGGCAGGCCTGGGCATTTACACCGCCGCCTCGGTGGCCAGCGCCCTGGCGCCCAGCATGGGCATGTTGATCGTGTGGCGCGTGCTGCAAGGCGCGGCCATGGGCGCGGTGGTGATGTGCGCCCGCGCCATCGTGCGCGACCTGTACACGCCGCTGACCGGGGCACGCGCCATGTCCAAAGCCCTGACGGGGCTGGGCGTGGTGGCCTGCCTGTGCGCGCCTCTGGGCGGCATGCTGGCGCAGTGGCTGGGCTGGCGCGCCGCGCTGCTGGCCCTCACGGCCTACGCCGTGGGCACGCTGGCCCTGGTGGCCCTGCGCATGCCCGAAACCGTGCAGCACAAAAACCCGCAGGCACTGCAGCCCGCCACCCTGCTGCGCACCTGGCGGCAGGTGCTGGGGCACCCCACGTTCTGGGCGTTTTCGCTGCTCACCAGCGCCACCTATGGCGGGCTGTTCACCTTTTTGGCCGCATCGTCGTTTGTGTTCATCGAGGTGCTGCAGCTCACGCGCACCGAATATGGCTGGATGCTGCTGTCCACCAGCGCGGCGTATTTTGTGGGCACCTTCTTGTGCCGCTATCTGCTCGCGCGCCTGGGGCTGCGCCGCACCGTGGCGGTGGCCGGGGGCATGAGCCTGCTGGGGGGCTGCGGCATGGCACTGGTGGCACTGGCGGGCTGGCACCAGCCAGTGGCACTGCTGGCGCCGTTTTACCTGTTCATGCTGGGCCACGGCATCCACCAGCCCTGCGGGCAAACGGGCTCGGTCGGGCCGTTTCCGCAGGCGGCGGGTGTGGCCTCGGCCCTCAATGGTTTTGTGATGATGATCGCCGCCTTTGCCACGGGCGGCTGGATTGGCGCCCACCTCAACGGCACCATCTGGCCGCTGATCTACGGCGTGCTGTTTTGGTCGGTGGTGCTGGGCGCCACGTCCTGGACTTTGGTACAAAAATTTGGAGAACCGCGACATGCTGCCTGA